A DNA window from Hordeum vulgare subsp. vulgare chromosome 1H, MorexV3_pseudomolecules_assembly, whole genome shotgun sequence contains the following coding sequences:
- the LOC123410148 gene encoding uncharacterized protein LOC123410148 → MAGFSLVREAGRGSCVRQHSGYTRAFRGGHRATQIQQKKEELYDLIADAQAKSAASQRDRFVLKTLCTQVKPRPHDPQWREIITVKKASKRAAFAFVFVTGCITLGGLAQGARNEVEHEMCMPVEQRRI, encoded by the exons ATGGCGGGTTTCTCCCTAGTCCGCGAGGCGGGACGAGGGTCCTGCGTCCGGCAG CATTCCGGATACACACGTGCCTTTCGGGGAGGACACCGTGCAACGCAAATccagcagaagaaagaggagctGTATGATCTCATCGCTGACGCCCAGGCCAAATCCGCGGCTTCCCAGCGAGACAGATTTGTGCTCAAGACTCTCTGCACACAAGTCAAGCCCAGGCCACATGACCCTCAATG GCGCGAGATAATTACAGTCAAGAAGGCTAGCAAGCGGGCTGCATTTGCGTTTGTTTTTGTTACTGGCTGCATCACTCTTGGTGGCCTTGCTCAGGGTGCGCGCAATGAAGTGGAGCATGAGATGTGCATGCCAGTGGAGCAGCGCAGAATCTGA